GCGATTCGGGATCACGCTCCGCGTAAGTCCCCAGATCGTCCGTCCGGCCTCGCCCCAGGGGGATTCCATGCGACTGCACGTCGACCAGCGCCACGAACGGGTACTCGAACTGGTCCGGCAGCGGGGCAGCCTCCGGGTCGCCGAACTCGCCGCCGAACTCGGGGTCTCTGCGGTCACCCTGCGGCGCGACGTGGAGGCGCTGGCGGCGCAGGGCCGGGTGCAGCGGCTGCACGGTGCGGTGGTGTGGCCGGGGGAGGGGGCGGTCGAGGTGCGGGAGCGGGCGGAGAGCGCTGAGGGCGTCGTGATCGGGATGATCGTTCCGACCACCAACTATGTATTCGTCGATGTTGTCCGCGCCGCTCGGGAGGCCGTCGCCGCCCAAGGTGGCCGCCTCGTCCTCGGGGTGACCGGGTACGTCGACGCCGAGGACGCAGTGCAAGCCGAGCACTTGGTCTCCGGAGGGGCGGAGGGGCTGCTTGTCTCGCCGAGCTGGTTCGGCGGTGTTCCCACGGACGGTCAGGAGAAGTGGCTGCTGGAACATGACGTGCCCGCGGTGCTGGTCGAGCGCTCGGCGCCGCCCGGCAACCCGGCGGCCGGACTCGACCGGGTGCGTACCGATCGTGCGCACGGCGCTGCCGTGGCCGTCGGCCATTTTGCCTCGCTCGGCCACCGCAAGGTCACCGCTGTGATGCAGGAGGGCCCGCACGCCACGCAGATCGCGGCCGGTTTTCAGGCTGCCGTGGAGTCCCTGGGCCTCGACGTCGACGAGGGTGCTCCCAGCGTGCGCGAACACGGGGACTATGAGGCCAGCGTCGATTATCTGATCGACGCGGTGAAGAAGCGCGGCGTCACCGCGGCGCTCGTGCACAGCGACGAGGACGCGATCGTGCTCGTGCCCAGGCTCCAGGCAAACGGGATCCGGGTGCCCGACGATCTGGCGCTCATCGCTTTTGAGGACGAGGTCGCCGGCCTCGCCGACGTTCCGCTCACCGCGGTGGCCCCGCCCATGCGCGAGGTGGGGGCGCAGGCCGCCAGGCTGCTGCTCCAGCGGATCGCTGAGCGCAAGGCCGGTCAGCAGCCGGGTCCGCGTCAACACCTCGACCTGCTCCCGGAGTTGAGGATCCGCTCCTCTTGCGGTGGCGATTCCTCGGCGAGTTGAAGCTGACTGATCGATCGATGAGCGTTGTGCGATCGTTTTGATTGTCTTGCGCGAACGCTCTTGACTCCGATCGTGTGCGCACAAAAGATGTCCTCCGACCGCCTCTTTCCGTACGAGGTCTCGTAGGAGCCGTACATGACGCGCACTTCACGTTCGTTCCGCACCGCAGCCGTAGCCGCCGTCGCAGCCCTGGGTCTGTTCGCCACCGCCTGCGGCGGCGACGGTGACACGTCCGACTCCGCGTCCGACGGCAAGCCGGTCACCCTGGACTACTGGACCTGGACACTCGGCGCCAAGTCGACCGTCGAGGCGTTCAACAGGACCCACAAGGACATCCGGGTCAAGTTCACCGAGATACCGAGCGGCACCGAGGGCTACAGCAAGATGGCCAACGCGGTGAAGGCGGGCAACGCGCCCGACGTGGCGACGATCGAGTACCAGATGGTCCCCGAGTTCGCGAGCCAGGGGAACCTGATCGATCTGACCGAATACGCCGGTGAAACGGTCAAGTCGAAGTTCCCGGAGTCCATCCAGAGCCTCGTGACCTTCGGCGGCAAGACCTGGACCGTCCCCTACGACGCCGCGCCGCAGCTCTACTACTACCGGACCGACCTCTTCGAGAAGTACGGCGTCGAAGTCCCCAAGACCTGGGACGAGTTCAGGAGGGTCGCGGAGAAGGTCAAGAAGGAGGACAAGAATGTCCGCCTGGCCTCCATGCCCAAGAGCGACCCGGCACTGCTGGCCGCGCTGTCCTGGCAGGCCGGCGGCAAGTGGTTCGGCACGGAGGGCGACGCGTGGAAGGCCGGCGTGAACGACGCCGACACCAAGAAGGTCGCCGCCTACTGGGACGCTCTGGTCAAGGACGACCTCGTCCAGACCTTCACCGGCTGGAGCCCCGAGGAGACCAAGGCCCGCGCCTCCGGCAAGACCCTCTCCTTCCTCGGCGCCTCCTGGTCCGCGGGCGGCATGAAGACCTCGATGCCCGACCTCTCCGGCAAGTGGGCCGCCGCGCCGATGCCCAACTGGGGCACCGCCGCCAGCGGCAACTACGGCGGCACCTCCTACGGTGTCCTCAAGGGCAGCGACCACGCCGAGGCCGCGGCGGAGTTCATCACCTGGCTCACCACGGACAAGGTTGGCGTCGAGGCCCGTCTCGCCGACCTGGAATCGCCCAGCAGCGCCCTGCCGGCCAACCCGGAGATGCGTGAGGTGGCGGCCGCCAAGTTCGACACCGCGTACCTGAACGGCCAGGACCTCTACGCGCTCGCCTCCGAGCAGGTCGACACGATCGTGCCCGGCTGGACCTGGGGCCCGAACCAGATGGACGTCTACACCGCCGTCCAGGACGCCACCGCCAAGTCCGGCTTCACGGCGGGCGTCGACGCGGGCCAGGAGAAGGCGGAGTCCGGCATCACGGAACGCGGCCTCAAGCTCGCGAAGTAGCGGACCGGGACGACGGTGACCGCGTCAGCAGCGTCCCGCCCGGGACAGTCCCCCGAACGCACCGCGCGCCGGACCGGACCCACTTGGACCGAAACGCCCGCCCGTCAGGCATGGGGCCGTACCCAAACCCGCGGAGGAGCCCCGCCCCGTACGGCACGACTGCACCCACCGGCCACTCCAGGCAGTGAACCGACCCGAGTGTCTTCCGAACCGACCGCAGTCTCCGGCCACGGGCCCGGCCACTCCAGACACTTGGCTGCACCGGCCCGTTCGCCTCCGGCATCGACTACACGGTCTGGCCACGGGCCCGGCCATTCAAGGCACTTGGCTACACCGGCCCGGTCGGCTTCAGTACCGACTGCAGTCTCCGGCCACGGGCTCGGTCACTCCAGGTACTTGGCTGCACCGGCCCGGTCGGCTCCGGCATCGACTGCACCGTCTGGCCACGGGCCTGGTCACCCCAGGCACTTGGCTGCACCGGCCCCGCCACCCTCTGCACCGACAACACCCTCCGGCACCGGCCTGGTCGTTCCAGGCGCTGCCTCCACCGACCCGGTCGCCTCCGGCACCGACTACACCCTCGCCCAGAGGCCCAGAGGCCCAGAGGCCCAGAGGCCCAGAGGCCCAGAGGCCCAGAGGCCCAGAGGCCCAGAGGCCCAGAGGCCCAGAGGCCCAGAGGCCCACAGGCCCAGAGGCCCACAGGCCCACAGCCCCCCGGCCTCGCCCCCTCCAGCACCGGCGCCGCCCGCAAGCCCCGACCTCAAGCCCCGCTCCGGTGAACCATCGGCCCCGGCCGACCGGCCGTACTCGCTCCGCCAGGCCGCCAGGCCTCTCGCCCGCACCCCCCTCGCCCAAGCCCCACCCACCC
Above is a window of Streptomyces sp. NBC_00490 DNA encoding:
- a CDS encoding substrate-binding domain-containing protein translates to MRLHVDQRHERVLELVRQRGSLRVAELAAELGVSAVTLRRDVEALAAQGRVQRLHGAVVWPGEGAVEVRERAESAEGVVIGMIVPTTNYVFVDVVRAAREAVAAQGGRLVLGVTGYVDAEDAVQAEHLVSGGAEGLLVSPSWFGGVPTDGQEKWLLEHDVPAVLVERSAPPGNPAAGLDRVRTDRAHGAAVAVGHFASLGHRKVTAVMQEGPHATQIAAGFQAAVESLGLDVDEGAPSVREHGDYEASVDYLIDAVKKRGVTAALVHSDEDAIVLVPRLQANGIRVPDDLALIAFEDEVAGLADVPLTAVAPPMREVGAQAARLLLQRIAERKAGQQPGPRQHLDLLPELRIRSSCGGDSSAS
- a CDS encoding ABC transporter substrate-binding protein, encoding MTRTSRSFRTAAVAAVAALGLFATACGGDGDTSDSASDGKPVTLDYWTWTLGAKSTVEAFNRTHKDIRVKFTEIPSGTEGYSKMANAVKAGNAPDVATIEYQMVPEFASQGNLIDLTEYAGETVKSKFPESIQSLVTFGGKTWTVPYDAAPQLYYYRTDLFEKYGVEVPKTWDEFRRVAEKVKKEDKNVRLASMPKSDPALLAALSWQAGGKWFGTEGDAWKAGVNDADTKKVAAYWDALVKDDLVQTFTGWSPEETKARASGKTLSFLGASWSAGGMKTSMPDLSGKWAAAPMPNWGTAASGNYGGTSYGVLKGSDHAEAAAEFITWLTTDKVGVEARLADLESPSSALPANPEMREVAAAKFDTAYLNGQDLYALASEQVDTIVPGWTWGPNQMDVYTAVQDATAKSGFTAGVDAGQEKAESGITERGLKLAK